TCAAACGCCGGACGGGCTGAGTGTGCTGCCCGCACGTGGCGGGCGACCATGTCCTCCCACCGCGGCGGACACCGCAGGCGCGCCCTGCCGGGCCACCTCCGTGCACGGATGTCCTCAAACGCCGGACGGGCTGGGTGCGCTGCCCGCCCACCTCGGGCGAACCGGCCGCCCGCGTCCGCCCATGCCGGCGGACGCCGCTGGTGTCCTCCTCGCCGGACGGCTCTGTTCGGACCGGGCGGGCCCGTTTCACGGGGTGGGCCCCCCGGCCGGGCGGGAGTCTTCAGCCCGTCCGGCGTTTGAGGACAACCCCGCTCCGGCGGTCGGATTCCCCGGACGGCCGACCACCCCAGCCCGTCCGGCGATTGAGGACGCCCCCGCCCGGCAGGGCGAGGGCGTCGCTGGCGTAGCGCTTACAGTTGGGGACCGTGTCAGCCTCCTCCGCCAAACCGGTGTCCGCCGCTCCCGTGAGCGGGCCGGTCTCGCTGTGTGCGCGGGAGCCGCGGGTCGATGCCGGGCGGCTGGTCGCCGAGATGGTGCCGCCGCCGCGCTTCGACTCCGTGCGGTTCGCGACGTACGTCCCCGACCCGGGCCGGCCCGGCCAGGCCGAGGCCGTCACCGTCCTGAGCGCGTTCGCCGCCGGACTCGGTCACGGCAGGGGCCAGGAGGGCAAGCGGCGCTGGTTCGGCCGGAGGCCCCAGGCAGCCACCGGCCCCCGCGGTGTGTACCTCGACGGCGGTTACGGCGTCGGCAAGACCCACCTCCTCGCCTCCCTCTGGCACGCCGCCCCGGCCGCCCCCGAGGAGAAGGCGTTCGGCACCTTCGTGGAGCTGACGAACCTCGTCGGCGCGCTCGGTTTCCAGCAGACCGTACGGACCCTCGGCGGCCACCGGCTGCTCTGCATCGACGAGTTCGAGCTGGACGACCCGGGCGACACCGTCCTCGTATCGACCCTGCTGAGCCGACTCGTCGAAGCGGGCGTGGCGCTCGCCGCCACCTCCAACACCCTGCCCGGCAAGCTCGGCGAGGGCCGCTTCGCCGCCGCGGACTTCATGCGGGAGATCCAGGGGCTCTCCGCGCGCTTCCGCCCCCTGCGTATCGACGGCGACGACTACCGGCACCGGGGACTGCCCGAGGCGCCCGCCCCGCTCACCACCGAGCAGGTGACACGCGCCGCGCACGCGACCGCGCGCTCGACCGGGGCCGGCACCGCCAGCCTGGACGACTTCCCCTCTCTCCTCGCCCACCTCGCCACCGTCCACCCCAGCCGCTACGGCGCGCTGACGGAGGGGCTGCGGGTCGCCTGCTTCACGGACGTGGGCCCGGTGCCCGACCAGTCGACGGCGCTGCGTCTCGTCGTCCTGGCCGACCGGCTGTACGACCGGGAGATACCGGTTCTCGCCTCCGGGCTGCCCTTCGACCGGCTGTTCGGCGAAGAGATGTTGAACGGCGGCTACCGGAAGAAGTACTTCCGCGCGATCTCCCGTCTCACTGCCCTGGCACGCGACGCGAAGAACGTGATCGCCGAGTAAGTTCGGAGCCGTAATGAAGTGCGGTGCGTGAGGTGCGTTCGATCAGCTCCCGCGTGCCCGATACAGAAGGGTTCCCATCACCATGGCTACCACGCGCCAGGCACACACCGTCTGGGAAGGCGACCTCCTCAAGGGCAGTGGCGTCGTCACCTTCGACTCCTCCGGCATCGCCGACCAGCCGGTTTCCTGGGCCTCCCGCGCCGAGCAGGCGAACGGCAAGACCAGCCCGGAGGAGCTGATCGCCGCCGCTCACTCCAGCTGCTTCTCGATGGCCCTGTCCAACGGTCTCGCCAAGGCCGGCACCCCGCCGACCAAGCTGAACACCCAGGCCGACGTCACGCTGGTGCCCGGCACCGGCATCACCGGCATCCACATCACCGTGCAGGGTGAGGTCGAGGGGATCGACGAGGCGGACTTCGTCAAGGCCGCCGAGGACGCGAAGGCCAACTGCCCGGTCAGCCAGGCGCTCGCGGGCACGAGCATCACGCTCACCGCTTCGCTCGCCTGAGCGGCGAGTCTCCTCCGATCAGCACGTCACCTCCGATCAGCGGGTCTCCTCTGATCAGCTGATCTCTCAGGACACATCAGGCCCAGTGGCCCGCACAGTTCACGTGTGCACGACACCCGTGATACACCGTGCGGGTCACGTCTCTGTCCGCCAACAGGGAGTTGCCTTCTATGTCCGCAACACGACGTCAGGTTCTGGCCACCGGAGCATCGGTGGCGGGAATCGCATTCACCGGAGCGGTGTCGGAGTTGTTCGCCGGCACCGCTGTCGCACAGGAAGTGGGACGCAGCGGCTACGGCCCGCTCGTCCCCGACCCCGACGGCCTGCTGGATCTGCCGAAGGGTTTCCGTTACCGCGTCCTGTCCAGAACGGGCGACGCGCTCCGTTCGGGAGAGGGTGAAGTCCCCAGCAATCCCGACGGTATGGCCGCCTTCGCCGGCCGGCGAGGCCGCGTCCATCTGGTCCGTAACCACGAGAACCGCGCCAACGGCAAGATCGGCGTACCGACCGTCGACGGCCTGACCTACGACCCGATGGGCAAGGGCGGCTGTACGGCGCTCGAACTCGACGGGCGGAACCACGTACTCGGCGAACGCGTCGCCATCGCCGGTACCGCCGTCAACTGCGCGGGCGGGCCCACCCCTTGGGGCACCTGGCTGACCTGCGAGGAGACCGAGGACAAGGCCGGCACGAACGGTTACACCAAGGACCACGGCTTCATCTTCGAGGTCGACGGCGCCGATCCGCACCGCAGCGGAGCCGTACCGCTGAAGGCGATGGGCCGCTTCCAGCACGAGGCGATCGCGATCGACCCGCGTGAGGGCGTCGTGTACGAGACGGAGGACGCGTTCGACAGGCCCTTCGGGCTCTTCTACCGCTTCCTGCCCGACAAGCCCCTCGGCGGCCACGGCTCGCTGCGCGCGGGCGGCACGCTGGAGGCCATGCGCGTCCCCGGTGTACCCGACCTGTCGGTCGTCCAGGAGCCGGGCACGGCCTTCGACCGTATCGAGTGGGTACCGGTCCCGGACCCGCAGGCGAAGGAGACGCCCATCCGGCTCCAGGACTTCGGCAAGAAGGGCATCACCCACGCCCAGAAGCTGGAGGGCTGTTACTGGGGCGACCGGTCCGTCTACTTCGTGTCGAGCTTCGCGAAGAGCGCGGAGGGCTCGGCGGCCGACCACTTCGGACAGGTGTGGAAGTACGAGCCGCATCGGCGTCGGCTCACACTGGTGGTCGCCTTCGGCCCGGACACCGACATCCAACTGCCCGGCGAATCCCCGGACAACATCTGCCTCGCGCCCAGCGGCGGCCTGATGGTGTGTGAGGACGGCGGTGGCGCGCAGCATGTGTACGGGCTGACGCGCGGCGGCGAGCTCTACGAGATGGCGCGCGGGGCGGAGAACATCGGGACGCCCGAGGAGCCGGAGTGGGGTGAGTTCGCGGGAGTCACGTTCGCACCGGACGGCGGGACGATGTATGTGAACTGCTACACCCCGGGTACGACGTTCGCGATCACGGGACCCTGGCGCTAGTAGCGTCTTGAAGGTCGCCGGACGGGCCGTTCGTGGCCCGTCCGGCGACCGACCGGGGTCATGCCCGGTCAGTGGTCGCTTCCGGCCTCCAGGCCGTTGTCGCCCACGCCGACGCCGCTGCCGTCATCGACGCCGCTGCCGTCGTCGCCGGCCCCCGCACCGCCGTCCTCGGCGGCACCACCGGCGTCACCGGCGCCGCCCTCTTCACCCGCGCCGCCCGCGCCGATCTCCGCGCCCACCGCGGCCAGCGCCGTCGAGACCGGCTGGAAGAACGTCTCGCCTCCCGACGTGCAGTCGCCGCTGCCGCCCGACGTCAGGCCGATCGCCGTACCGTCCGCCGTGAACAGCGGGCCGCCGCTGTCGCCGGGCTCCGCGCAGACGTTGGTCTGGATGAGACCGCTGACGGAGCCCTCCGCGTAGTTCACGGTGGCGCCCAGACCGGTGACCGAACC
The nucleotide sequence above comes from Streptomyces sp. NBC_01716. Encoded proteins:
- the zapE gene encoding cell division protein ZapE, translating into MSASSAKPVSAAPVSGPVSLCAREPRVDAGRLVAEMVPPPRFDSVRFATYVPDPGRPGQAEAVTVLSAFAAGLGHGRGQEGKRRWFGRRPQAATGPRGVYLDGGYGVGKTHLLASLWHAAPAAPEEKAFGTFVELTNLVGALGFQQTVRTLGGHRLLCIDEFELDDPGDTVLVSTLLSRLVEAGVALAATSNTLPGKLGEGRFAAADFMREIQGLSARFRPLRIDGDDYRHRGLPEAPAPLTTEQVTRAAHATARSTGAGTASLDDFPSLLAHLATVHPSRYGALTEGLRVACFTDVGPVPDQSTALRLVVLADRLYDREIPVLASGLPFDRLFGEEMLNGGYRKKYFRAISRLTALARDAKNVIAE
- a CDS encoding OsmC family protein — translated: MATTRQAHTVWEGDLLKGSGVVTFDSSGIADQPVSWASRAEQANGKTSPEELIAAAHSSCFSMALSNGLAKAGTPPTKLNTQADVTLVPGTGITGIHITVQGEVEGIDEADFVKAAEDAKANCPVSQALAGTSITLTASLA
- a CDS encoding alkaline phosphatase PhoX; the protein is MSATRRQVLATGASVAGIAFTGAVSELFAGTAVAQEVGRSGYGPLVPDPDGLLDLPKGFRYRVLSRTGDALRSGEGEVPSNPDGMAAFAGRRGRVHLVRNHENRANGKIGVPTVDGLTYDPMGKGGCTALELDGRNHVLGERVAIAGTAVNCAGGPTPWGTWLTCEETEDKAGTNGYTKDHGFIFEVDGADPHRSGAVPLKAMGRFQHEAIAIDPREGVVYETEDAFDRPFGLFYRFLPDKPLGGHGSLRAGGTLEAMRVPGVPDLSVVQEPGTAFDRIEWVPVPDPQAKETPIRLQDFGKKGITHAQKLEGCYWGDRSVYFVSSFAKSAEGSAADHFGQVWKYEPHRRRLTLVVAFGPDTDIQLPGESPDNICLAPSGGLMVCEDGGGAQHVYGLTRGGELYEMARGAENIGTPEEPEWGEFAGVTFAPDGGTMYVNCYTPGTTFAITGPWR